Proteins encoded by one window of Lathyrus oleraceus cultivar Zhongwan6 chromosome 1, CAAS_Psat_ZW6_1.0, whole genome shotgun sequence:
- the LOC127108975 gene encoding uncharacterized protein LOC127108975, producing the protein MAYVEEQKVLFGTYMLQEKGEDWWDNAHQIPKVVSTNITWVVFITRFLEKYFPGDVRCKKDIQFLKMKLGNMSVVEYAAKFEEVVKFCPYYNVNTCRIYDEDSRARFALYKSLSEKKGKNQYRGKLHSAPANKGKHNTSDQKKLSGGETPASIKYCKSDEPTCYNCCEHGHISTHCLTPKKVQYGRRLFALTRSETTSSDILIKSMCFINVVSLIDIINTGARHSFISLDCAERLGLKLSYMTGNMVIETLTPGLVTTSWACLNCSLTIYGKSFGLDLVCLPLNKLDVVLRMNWLEFNHVHINYFDKSVSFPGFDASDELFVSVKQVDEFIKDDAEMFMILAYMKAKSKVVIDE; encoded by the exons ATGGCCTATGTTGAGGAACAAAAAGTATTGTTTGGTACTTACATGTTGCAAGAGAAGGGTGAAGACTGGTGGGATAATGCACACCAGATACCAAAGGTTGTTAGTACTAACATTACTTGGGTTGTGTTCATAACGCGTTTTCTTGAGAAGTATTTTCCAGGGGACGTGCGTTGTAAGAAGGATATACAATTCCTCAAGATGAAGTTGGGGAATATGTCAGTTGttgagtatgctgctaagttcgAAGAAGTGGTGAAGTTTTGTCCATACTACAATG TGAATACATGTAGGATatatgatgaggatagtagggcTCGTTTTGCTCTCTAtaagagtcttagtgagaagaaaGGGAAGAATCAATATCGTGGAAAGTTGCATAGTGCTCCAGCTAACAAAGGGAAACATAACACTTCAGATCAGAAAAAGCTAAGTGGGGGAGAGACCCCCGCTTCTATcaagt ATTGCAAGAGTGATGAGCCTACTTGTTATAACTGTTGCGAACATGGTCACATTAGCACTCATTGCCTGACACCGAAGAAAGTTCAGTATGGACGGAGACTTTTTGCTTTGACGAGGTCAGAGACTACTAGCTCAGACATACTGATTAAAAGTATGTGTTTTATTAATGTTGTTTCATTGATTGATATTATTAACACGGGTGCAAGACATTCTTTCATTTCACTTGATTGTGCTGAGAGGTTGGGTTTGAAATTGTCTTATATGACGGGCAATATGGTTATTGAGACCCTAACTCCGGGTCTAGTAACCACTTCGTGGGCTTGTTTGAATTGTTCGTTGACTATTTATGGTAAGAGTTTTGGATTAGACTTAGTCTGTCTACCGTTGAATAAACTTGATGTTGTACTTAGAATGAACTGGTTGGAGTTCAACCATGTTCATATCAACTATTTCGACAAGTCAGTGTCATTTCCAGGATTTGATGCAAGTGACGAATTATTTGTGTCTGTTAAGCAAGTGGACGAGTTTATAAAGGATGATGCTGAGATGTTTATGATATTAGCTTATATGAAGGCCAAAAGTAAAGTTGTAATTGATGAGTGa